Proteins from a single region of Neodiprion virginianus isolate iyNeoVirg1 chromosome 4, iyNeoVirg1.1, whole genome shotgun sequence:
- the LOC124302823 gene encoding uncharacterized protein LOC124302823, translating into MVAVIDDFSHRKFCTIREFAHLIGKLVDCCRAIEYGWLYTKRFEREKFFALLVSGGDYDAQLELSADLQIEFDWWKQNITTSFGPIRSFRFIKEIYSDASKAGWGAYCCNEGTHGFWSDTERGLHINQLELIAVFMALKCFASELYDCEILLRIDNTTAIAYVNRMGGVQYAALHGIAKEIWQWCECRKIWIFASYIASKGNVEADRESRIKNIDTEWELSSWAYEKVISEFGKPKLDLFASRINAKCQAYCSWHRDPDALAIDAFTINWKSEYFYAFPPFALVLRFLRKVIADRACGIAIVPNWPSQPWFPIFMDLLVEKPMIFAPAKWLLLSPCRSLQHPLQKSLALIARKLSANLTAARNSRTQ; encoded by the coding sequence atggtAGCCGTGATCGACGACTTTAGCCATCGCAAGTTTTGTACAATTCGGGAATTCGCTCACCTCATCGGGAAGTTAGTCGACTGTTGTCGCGCAATTGAGTATGGATGGTTATACACCAAGAGATTCGAACGAGAAAAGTTCTTCGCCTTGTTAGTCAGCGGGGGGGATTACGATGCACAGCTCGAATTATCCGCAGATTTGCAGATCGAATTCGATTGGTggaaacaaaatattacaacGTCATTTGGTCCGATAAGAAGTTTTCGATTTATTAAGGAGATTTACTCGGACGCGTCAAAAGCGGGCTGGGGCGCGTATTGTTGTAATGAAGGCACACACGGTTTTTGGAGTGACACCGAAAGGGGGCTGCACATTAACCAACTCGAACTAATTGCCGTCTTTATGGCCCTTAAATGTTTTGCAAGCGAATTGTACGATTGCGAAATTTTACTAAGAATCGATAATACGACAGCTATTGCATATGTGAATCGAATGGGAGGAGTTCAATATGCCGCACTTCACGGGATAGCAAAAGAGATTTGGCAATGGTGCGAGTGTAGGAAAATTTGGATTTTCGCATCTTACATAGCGTCCAAGGGAAACGTCGAGGCCGATAGGGAGTCGAGGATAAAGAATATAGACACGGAATGGGAACTGTCGAGCTGGGCATACGAGAAAGTAATTTCGGAATTTGGCAAACCAAAATTGGACCTGTTTGCATCCAGGATTAACGCGAAATGTCAAGCTTATTGTTCGTGGCACAGAGATCCTGATGCCTTAGCTATTGACGCGTTCACGATCAACTGGAAATCGGAgtatttttatgcatttccACCGTTCGCATTGGTACTCAGGTTCCTTCGAAAAGTTATCGCAGATCGCGCCTGTGGGATTGCGATAGTGCCGAATTGGCCTTCGCAACCATGGTTCCCTATATTTATGGACCTTCTCGTAGAGAAACCGATGATCTTCGCTCCCGCTAAATGGCTTTTATTGTCTCCTTGTAGGTCTCTCCAGCATCCATTACAGAAATCACTGGCTTTGATTGCCAGGAAATTGTCGGCGAATCTTACCGCCGCAAGAAATTCTCGGACTCAGTGA